In the Adlercreutzia equolifaciens DSM 19450 genome, one interval contains:
- a CDS encoding deoxyguanosinetriphosphate triphosphohydrolase, with protein MRVVYREDQQQREHEVLSEEAAFADGTEGRRSSSAPDALRTDFQRDRDKILHSKSFRRLSHKTQVFLASEGDHFRTRLTHTLEVAQIARTITRALGLNEDLTEAISLGHDLGHTPFGHTGEAALAECLARHKGVAPGTPEAAALYRHNEQSVRVVERIENGGAGLNLTFEVRDGILNHTGDLQAETCEGRIVGTADRIAYVNHDIDDAIRAGILREADLPDTTHRVLGANHSARIETLVTDMVRTSAETGDIAMSPEVWDAMMELRAFLFQNVYTAPSVMAEVEKAKHLLADLFDYYAAHIDEVPEDYRAISEGDDLRAVTDYIAGMTDRYATATYQRLFIPHALSY; from the coding sequence ATGCGCGTTGTGTATCGGGAAGACCAGCAGCAGCGGGAGCACGAGGTGCTCTCCGAGGAGGCCGCCTTCGCCGACGGCACCGAGGGGCGCCGCTCCTCCAGCGCGCCGGACGCGCTGCGCACCGACTTCCAGCGCGACCGGGACAAGATTCTGCACTCGAAGTCGTTTCGGCGGCTTTCCCACAAGACCCAGGTGTTCCTCGCTTCCGAGGGCGACCACTTCCGCACGCGCCTCACCCATACGCTCGAGGTGGCGCAGATCGCCCGCACCATCACGCGGGCGCTCGGGCTGAACGAGGATTTGACTGAGGCCATCTCGCTTGGCCATGATTTGGGGCACACGCCCTTCGGCCACACTGGCGAGGCCGCTTTGGCTGAGTGCCTCGCGCGCCATAAGGGAGTCGCCCCCGGCACGCCCGAGGCCGCGGCGCTCTACCGCCACAACGAGCAGTCGGTGCGCGTGGTGGAGCGCATCGAGAACGGCGGCGCGGGCCTGAACCTCACCTTCGAGGTGCGCGACGGCATCCTGAACCACACGGGCGACTTGCAGGCCGAAACCTGCGAGGGGCGCATCGTGGGCACCGCCGATCGCATCGCGTACGTGAACCACGACATCGACGACGCCATTCGCGCGGGGATCCTGCGCGAGGCCGATCTGCCGGATACGACCCACCGGGTGCTCGGCGCCAACCACTCCGCTCGCATCGAGACGCTGGTCACCGATATGGTGCGCACCTCGGCGGAAACCGGGGACATCGCCATGAGCCCCGAGGTGTGGGACGCCATGATGGAGCTGCGCGCGTTTCTGTTCCAAAATGTGTACACGGCGCCTTCGGTCATGGCCGAGGTGGAGAAGGCGAAGCACTTGCTGGCGGATCTGTTCGACTACTACGCCGCGCACATCGACGAGGTGCCCGAGGATTACCGTGCCATCTCCGAGGGCGACGATCTGCGTGCCGTCACCGACTACATCGCCGGCATGACCGACCGCTACGCCACCGCCACCTACCAGCGCCTGTTCATCCCCCACGCCCTTTCGTATTAG
- a CDS encoding flavocytochrome c, with product MSGCSRRQFLTGSALAALGGTLALAGCAPMSHEEAAAKKREAAAGNDKNADGEVTAIGTGMGKHGEFTVEVSAKDGAIDRITVLDSRETPGMGDVAMEKMTQAIIDNQTLAVDTISGATLTSMAFLTAVGSALDAMGESADDWKNREPAAWVSDVELPEEADVVVIGAGGAGFAAAITAANEGKSVVLMDKMGVFGGDTALSGGEMAVPGNWIQVTQGIEDSPENLVSDMLVGGDNKGDPELVAIIANGALDSANWLTYEGGVSWKHDLMQFGGHNIKRSIIPITHSGSEMTTKLTNRVNGMDDIVLIDNTKAVELVTDDAGAVTGVKVENPVTGDTSEVKCKAVVLATGGFGSNVDMRVKYNPEMDDKILSTDSVAAQGDGIVMAEKIGADTIDMEYIQTYPVCDPETGALLYVGDVRLENHGILVNREGDRFVQELDRRDVISNGIKNQTDGVAFLLFDQAAADETGLLKQHADEYENSEARGVIVKGDTLEDVAKAQGVDAAELQKTVEKWNQYCADGKDPDFGYSAEMNVIGDGPYYLMACKPAVHYTMGGLHITPEAEVLTVEGTPIAGLYAAGEVAGHKMGTNRLGSCSMTDIYTFGRIAGKNAADYAA from the coding sequence ATGTCAGGTTGTTCTCGTCGACAATTTCTCACAGGAAGCGCTCTTGCCGCGCTGGGAGGCACGCTGGCTCTGGCCGGCTGTGCGCCCATGAGCCATGAAGAGGCTGCGGCCAAGAAGAGGGAGGCCGCTGCCGGCAACGACAAGAACGCCGATGGCGAGGTAACGGCTATCGGCACCGGTATGGGCAAGCATGGCGAGTTCACGGTAGAGGTATCGGCCAAAGACGGCGCTATCGATCGCATCACCGTGCTCGATTCCCGTGAGACGCCGGGTATGGGCGATGTGGCCATGGAGAAGATGACCCAAGCGATCATCGACAATCAGACGCTTGCGGTAGACACCATCAGTGGCGCCACGCTTACCTCGATGGCCTTCCTCACCGCCGTGGGCAGCGCCCTGGATGCGATGGGGGAGAGCGCGGACGATTGGAAGAATCGCGAGCCAGCCGCTTGGGTGAGCGACGTTGAGCTCCCGGAAGAGGCGGACGTCGTGGTCATAGGCGCGGGCGGTGCCGGCTTCGCGGCGGCCATTACGGCGGCCAATGAGGGCAAGAGCGTCGTGCTCATGGACAAGATGGGTGTCTTCGGCGGCGATACGGCCCTCTCGGGAGGCGAAATGGCGGTGCCCGGCAACTGGATCCAGGTGACGCAGGGCATAGAGGACAGCCCCGAGAACCTCGTGTCCGACATGCTCGTCGGCGGCGACAACAAGGGCGATCCGGAGCTGGTGGCCATCATCGCCAACGGCGCGCTCGATTCCGCCAACTGGCTCACCTACGAGGGCGGCGTCTCCTGGAAGCACGACCTCATGCAGTTCGGCGGCCACAACATCAAGCGCTCCATCATCCCCATCACCCATTCCGGGTCGGAGATGACCACGAAGCTGACCAACCGTGTCAACGGCATGGACGACATCGTGCTCATCGACAACACCAAGGCCGTCGAGCTGGTCACCGACGATGCGGGCGCCGTAACGGGCGTGAAAGTGGAGAATCCCGTGACGGGCGATACGTCCGAGGTGAAATGCAAGGCCGTGGTGCTGGCGACGGGAGGCTTCGGCTCCAACGTCGATATGCGCGTGAAGTACAACCCCGAGATGGACGACAAGATCCTCTCCACCGACTCGGTGGCCGCCCAGGGCGACGGCATCGTGATGGCCGAGAAGATCGGCGCCGACACCATTGATATGGAGTACATCCAGACCTATCCGGTGTGCGATCCCGAAACGGGCGCGCTGCTGTACGTCGGCGACGTGCGCCTGGAGAACCATGGCATCCTCGTGAACAGGGAGGGCGACCGCTTCGTGCAAGAGCTCGATCGCCGCGACGTCATTTCCAACGGCATCAAGAACCAGACCGACGGCGTGGCCTTCCTCCTGTTCGATCAGGCGGCCGCCGATGAGACGGGGCTGCTCAAGCAGCATGCCGACGAGTACGAGAACAGCGAGGCTCGCGGCGTTATCGTGAAAGGCGATACGCTGGAGGACGTGGCGAAGGCCCAAGGCGTCGATGCCGCTGAGCTGCAGAAGACCGTCGAGAAGTGGAACCAGTACTGCGCCGACGGGAAGGATCCGGATTTCGGCTACAGCGCCGAGATGAACGTCATCGGAGACGGCCCTTACTACCTCATGGCCTGCAAGCCCGCCGTGCACTACACCATGGGTGGTTTGCACATCACGCCCGAGGCGGAGGTGCTCACCGTAGAGGGCACGCCCATCGCCGGCCTGTATGCCGCCGGAGAGGTGGCCGGCCACAAGATGGGCACGAACCGTCTGGGCTCTTGCTCTATGACCGATATCTACACCTTCGGCCGCATCGCCGGCAAGAACGCCGCCGACTACGCCGCCTAA
- a CDS encoding ZIP family metal transporter, which yields MENPVVAGVLVALVVPFLGNTLGAALVLFARHGMSERFTKALLGFAAGVMIAASVWSLIVPALEAAEGGAVPSWLPVGAGFLGGMFLLLAIDHFTPHLHVGSDEPEGPASTLKKPTMMLAALAIHNLPEGMAVGVVLAGFLAGDPTITLASVTALSVGIAIQNVPEGAIVSLPLATNGLSRPRAFLAGTLCGAVEPLGAAIMVAITGLVTPLLPVVLAFAAGAMMYVVTEELIPQTQQGHHTNIGTIGVAFGFVLMMVLDVALG from the coding sequence ATGGAAAATCCCGTGGTCGCAGGTGTGCTCGTGGCGCTTGTTGTGCCATTTCTGGGAAACACGCTGGGCGCGGCGCTCGTGCTCTTCGCGCGCCATGGCATGTCCGAGCGCTTCACCAAGGCGCTCTTGGGTTTCGCCGCCGGCGTCATGATCGCCGCCAGCGTGTGGAGCCTCATCGTGCCGGCGCTCGAGGCGGCCGAGGGCGGTGCGGTGCCCTCGTGGCTGCCCGTGGGCGCGGGCTTTCTCGGCGGCATGTTCCTGCTTCTGGCCATCGACCACTTCACACCCCATCTGCACGTAGGATCCGATGAACCGGAGGGCCCGGCTTCCACGCTGAAGAAGCCCACGATGATGCTGGCGGCGCTGGCCATTCACAACCTGCCCGAGGGCATGGCCGTGGGCGTGGTGCTCGCGGGCTTTCTGGCGGGAGACCCCACCATCACCCTGGCCTCGGTGACGGCGCTTTCCGTCGGCATCGCCATTCAGAACGTGCCGGAAGGCGCCATCGTGTCGCTGCCCTTGGCCACTAACGGCCTCTCGCGGCCGCGCGCGTTTCTGGCGGGCACGCTGTGCGGCGCCGTGGAGCCACTGGGCGCGGCGATCATGGTGGCCATCACGGGGCTCGTGACCCCGCTTCTTCCCGTGGTTCTGGCCTTTGCCGCCGGCGCCATGATGTATGTGGTCACCGAGGAGCTCATTCCCCAAACGCAGCAAGGTCACCACACCAACATCGGCACCATCGGCGTCGCCTTCGGCTTCGTGCTCATGATGGTGCTCGATGTGGCGCTGGGGTAG
- a CDS encoding HipA domain-containing protein, translating to MELTVYRDFPEGPLPLGTLARTEGEISFRYRENYLTSPAAAPLSLSLPLRTEPYAEAELTPYFRGLLPEGAALENLCRSLGIPQDDYFAMLATCGLDCLGDVIINPAVYTEMRSYEAVSLNQIKEMAGKPSKIDESLETARLSLTGTQNKCGLFHDPSAPITEGWYQPVGGAPSNYIVKFAREDLIDLMQVEHLSMTCAAACGLDAAQTALISPLKPVICVERYDRRLASNETINGLAAPLRRHQEDLTQAFGLLPHAKYRELKPSSVQVIADFLRRRSAQPARDLRAFASLILFNYLIGNCDNHLKNLSILYAPDWRSFTLAPAYDLVSTTYFARFSREMGMAIGEHSDIDEVTTADFAILAEQLGVGMKVLRSVADVFAGRAISALRNEGARLGGEGYGAAPYIADDIEEDIAPRLEVLASL from the coding sequence ATGGAATTGACCGTTTACCGCGACTTTCCCGAAGGCCCTCTTCCCTTGGGAACCCTCGCGCGAACCGAAGGCGAGATCAGCTTCCGTTATCGCGAGAATTATCTTACCTCCCCAGCTGCCGCCCCACTCTCTCTTTCCCTCCCCTTGCGCACTGAGCCCTATGCAGAGGCAGAACTCACCCCCTATTTCCGAGGCCTCTTGCCCGAAGGGGCGGCCCTGGAAAATCTCTGCCGCAGCCTGGGCATTCCCCAGGACGACTATTTCGCCATGCTTGCCACTTGCGGGCTCGATTGCCTAGGAGACGTCATCATCAATCCCGCTGTCTATACCGAAATGCGCTCCTACGAAGCGGTGTCACTCAACCAAATCAAAGAAATGGCGGGCAAGCCGAGCAAGATCGACGAGTCCTTAGAAACTGCCCGGCTCTCCCTCACGGGAACCCAAAACAAATGCGGCCTCTTTCACGACCCGTCGGCTCCGATCACCGAGGGATGGTACCAGCCCGTCGGAGGCGCGCCGTCGAACTACATCGTCAAATTTGCCCGAGAAGATCTCATTGACCTCATGCAGGTAGAGCACCTTTCCATGACCTGCGCGGCAGCATGCGGGCTCGATGCGGCTCAAACCGCTCTCATCAGTCCGTTGAAGCCTGTCATTTGCGTCGAGCGCTACGACCGTCGGCTTGCCTCGAACGAGACTATCAACGGACTGGCCGCTCCGCTGCGGCGCCATCAGGAAGACCTCACTCAAGCGTTCGGGCTCTTGCCCCACGCGAAGTACCGCGAACTGAAGCCCAGCAGCGTACAGGTTATCGCCGACTTCCTCCGTCGCCGCTCCGCCCAACCGGCCCGAGATCTTCGCGCCTTCGCGAGCCTCATCCTCTTCAATTACCTGATCGGCAACTGCGACAATCACCTGAAGAACCTGTCCATCCTCTACGCTCCCGATTGGCGATCTTTCACCCTTGCTCCCGCCTACGACCTGGTAAGCACGACCTACTTCGCCCGATTCTCCCGCGAAATGGGCATGGCCATTGGCGAACACAGCGACATAGACGAGGTGACGACTGCGGATTTTGCGATTCTGGCCGAACAGCTGGGTGTCGGCATGAAGGTGCTTCGCAGCGTAGCGGATGTCTTTGCAGGGCGCGCCATCTCCGCCCTTCGCAACGAAGGCGCGCGTCTCGGCGGCGAGGGCTATGGCGCTGCCCCTTACATTGCCGACGACATCGAGGAGGACATCGCTCCACGCTTGGAAGTGCTTGCCAGTCTCTAG
- a CDS encoding FAD-dependent oxidoreductase: MKVVIVGGVAGGATAAARLRRLDEAAEIVVFERSGYISYANCGLPYYIGGTIADKSALTLQTPESFRARFNVDMRVRHEVEAIDAARHVVTVRNLETDEVFEEPYDKLILSPGARPTRPALPGVGLDRLFTLRTVEDTFAMREFIDAESPRSAVVCGGGFIGLEVAENLRELGLDVTIVQRPRHLMNPFDADAAALIHQEMRAHGVHLALGRSVEGFEERDGGIDVLVAGEEPLHTDMVVLAIGVTPDTALAEATGLETGIKGSIVVNDRMETGIEDIYAVGDAVQISHLVTGDDALISLAGPANKQGRVAADVICGLNSRFAGAQGTSVIKVFDLTAAATGLSEAACERAGIAHDAVVLSPMSHAGYYPGGKVMTLKVVFERETYRLLGAQAIGYEGVDKRIDVLATALFAGLSAIQLKDLDLAYAPPYSSAKDPVNMAGFMVENLALGLVSQYHWDEVADLPRDGSVQLIDIRTPAEFERSALPGFRNIPLDELRERLGELDPALPVRLVCQSGLRSYVAARMLAGHGFADVSHLAGGLRFHDIVTGDARLIEHATPCGADAR; the protein is encoded by the coding sequence ATGAAAGTTGTTATCGTAGGAGGCGTGGCCGGCGGCGCCACGGCGGCGGCCCGGCTTCGGCGCCTCGATGAGGCGGCCGAGATCGTCGTATTCGAGCGTTCCGGCTACATCTCGTACGCCAACTGCGGCCTGCCCTACTACATCGGCGGCACCATCGCCGACAAGAGCGCCCTCACCCTGCAGACCCCCGAAAGCTTCCGCGCCCGCTTCAACGTGGACATGCGCGTACGCCACGAAGTGGAGGCCATCGACGCGGCGCGCCATGTGGTGACCGTGCGCAATCTGGAAACCGACGAGGTGTTCGAAGAGCCCTACGACAAGCTCATCCTCTCACCCGGCGCCCGCCCCACGCGCCCGGCCCTTCCCGGCGTGGGGCTCGACCGCCTGTTCACGCTGCGCACCGTGGAGGACACCTTCGCGATGAGGGAGTTTATCGATGCAGAAAGCCCGCGTTCGGCCGTGGTGTGCGGCGGCGGTTTCATCGGCCTGGAAGTGGCCGAGAACCTGCGCGAGCTGGGGCTGGACGTGACCATCGTGCAGCGCCCGCGCCACCTTATGAACCCCTTCGACGCCGATGCGGCCGCCCTCATCCACCAGGAGATGCGCGCTCACGGCGTACATCTGGCACTGGGCCGTTCCGTGGAGGGATTCGAAGAGCGCGACGGGGGCATCGACGTTCTTGTGGCCGGCGAAGAGCCGTTGCACACCGACATGGTGGTGCTCGCCATCGGCGTCACGCCCGATACGGCCCTCGCCGAGGCAACCGGACTTGAAACCGGCATCAAGGGCAGCATCGTCGTGAACGATCGCATGGAAACCGGCATCGAGGACATCTACGCCGTGGGCGACGCCGTGCAGATAAGCCACCTCGTCACCGGCGACGACGCGCTCATCTCGCTTGCCGGGCCGGCCAACAAGCAGGGGCGCGTGGCAGCCGACGTCATTTGCGGGCTGAACAGCCGCTTCGCCGGCGCCCAGGGCACCTCGGTCATCAAGGTGTTCGATCTCACGGCCGCTGCCACCGGGCTTTCCGAGGCCGCTTGCGAGCGCGCCGGCATCGCGCACGACGCCGTGGTGCTCTCCCCTATGAGCCATGCCGGCTACTACCCCGGCGGCAAGGTCATGACGCTGAAGGTGGTGTTCGAGCGCGAGACCTATCGCCTGCTCGGCGCCCAGGCCATCGGCTACGAGGGCGTCGACAAGCGCATCGACGTTCTGGCCACGGCCCTGTTCGCGGGACTCTCCGCGATTCAGCTGAAGGATCTCGACCTCGCCTACGCGCCGCCCTACTCTTCCGCGAAAGACCCGGTGAACATGGCCGGCTTCATGGTGGAGAACCTCGCCTTGGGGCTTGTGTCCCAGTATCACTGGGACGAGGTGGCCGACCTGCCGCGCGACGGGTCGGTGCAGCTCATCGACATCCGCACGCCTGCCGAGTTCGAGCGCAGCGCCCTGCCCGGCTTCCGCAACATCCCCCTGGACGAGCTGCGCGAGCGCTTAGGCGAGCTGGATCCCGCGCTGCCCGTGCGCCTCGTCTGCCAAAGCGGCCTGCGCAGCTACGTGGCCGCCCGCATGTTGGCGGGCCATGGGTTCGCCGACGTGAGCCATTTGGCCGGAGGCCTGCGCTTCCACGACATCGTGACAGGCGACGCGCGCCTCATCGAGCACGCCACCCCCTGCGGGGCCGACGCCCGCTAG
- a CDS encoding SDR family NAD(P)-dependent oxidoreductase produces the protein MGIVEGKVAIVTGGTRGIGFTIVREFLKNGAKVALAGSRQETVDAALAKLAEEGFTDNVMGIAPALTDPDSVAAAFASVVDRFGRLDVLCNNAGVSSRTPLVDYTLEEFNKVMSINVTAVFVCTQAAARIMIEQGEGGAIVNTSSMVGKYGQPSGFAYPTSKFAVNGLTLSLARELAKHKIRVNAVAPGVTHTDMVDALPDSVIKPLIESIPLGRMGEPEDIACACLYLASDMSSYVSGAVLPVDGLSRP, from the coding sequence ATGGGCATCGTAGAAGGCAAGGTGGCCATCGTCACCGGCGGCACACGTGGCATCGGATTCACCATCGTGCGCGAGTTTTTGAAGAACGGCGCAAAGGTGGCGCTGGCCGGATCGCGCCAGGAGACCGTGGATGCGGCGCTCGCCAAGCTCGCCGAGGAGGGCTTCACCGACAACGTCATGGGCATCGCGCCCGCACTGACCGATCCCGACTCCGTGGCGGCGGCCTTCGCGTCGGTGGTCGATCGCTTCGGGCGCTTGGACGTGCTGTGCAACAACGCCGGCGTCAGCTCCCGCACACCGCTGGTCGATTACACCCTGGAGGAGTTCAACAAGGTCATGTCCATCAACGTGACCGCCGTGTTCGTGTGCACCCAGGCGGCGGCCCGCATCATGATCGAGCAGGGCGAGGGCGGCGCCATCGTGAACACGAGCTCCATGGTGGGCAAGTACGGCCAACCCTCCGGCTTCGCCTACCCCACGAGCAAGTTCGCCGTAAACGGGCTCACGCTGTCGCTCGCCCGCGAGCTTGCCAAGCACAAGATCCGCGTGAACGCCGTGGCCCCGGGCGTCACCCACACCGACATGGTGGACGCGCTGCCCGACTCGGTCATCAAGCCGCTCATCGAGTCCATCCCGCTGGGTCGCATGGGCGAGCCGGAGGACATTGCCTGCGCCTGCCTGTACCTGGCCAGCGACATGTCCAGCTACGTTTCGGGCGCCGTGCTTCCCGTCGACGGCCTGTCGCGCCCGTAA
- a CDS encoding 4Fe-4S binding protein — protein sequence MRQTYYVIDSRLCCRCGACQKVCPHGALTTAATVPVIDQALCRHCGMCFRACRLGAVTRPYELYHLKKGRRLP from the coding sequence GTGCGCCAGACCTACTACGTCATAGACAGTCGCCTGTGCTGTCGATGCGGGGCCTGCCAGAAGGTGTGCCCCCACGGCGCGCTCACGACGGCCGCCACCGTGCCCGTCATCGACCAGGCGCTCTGCCGCCACTGCGGCATGTGCTTCCGCGCCTGCCGCCTCGGCGCCGTCACGCGCCCCTACGAGCTGTACCACCTGAAGAAGGGCCGCCGCCTTCCCTAG
- a CDS encoding putative ABC transporter permease, with the protein MAFLRIHKLTEKDEIGYFAPRTGDFWRALIVCFCLCCILGHWLEMPYCWLMDRLFGIVADDYAVWTDPWYHPYWVYGFGAVFMTLLIEPLKERLILHRKTLWGAFLESLVIAILAAMVLELVMGWLINQPDPTTGEYPFWDNSQLPGNVFGQAWLVNDFFIGLAAMIYVWVIFPLVCEGFSRLSPKAANVAFALIIVGFAACVTASYLELKLWEKY; encoded by the coding sequence ATGGCGTTTCTCAGGATACATAAACTGACCGAGAAAGACGAGATAGGCTACTTCGCGCCGCGCACCGGGGATTTCTGGCGCGCCCTCATCGTGTGCTTCTGCCTGTGCTGCATTTTGGGGCATTGGCTCGAGATGCCCTACTGCTGGCTCATGGATCGCCTTTTCGGCATCGTGGCCGACGACTACGCCGTGTGGACCGACCCGTGGTATCACCCCTACTGGGTCTACGGATTCGGCGCGGTGTTCATGACGCTGCTCATCGAGCCTTTGAAAGAGCGGCTGATCCTGCACCGCAAAACGCTGTGGGGCGCGTTTCTGGAATCGCTCGTTATTGCTATTCTCGCGGCCATGGTGCTGGAGCTGGTCATGGGCTGGCTCATCAACCAGCCCGACCCCACGACCGGCGAATACCCCTTCTGGGACAACTCCCAACTGCCGGGCAACGTGTTCGGCCAGGCGTGGCTCGTGAACGACTTCTTCATCGGACTGGCGGCCATGATATATGTATGGGTCATCTTCCCGCTCGTCTGCGAGGGCTTCTCGCGGCTCTCCCCCAAAGCGGCCAACGTCGCCTTCGCCCTCATCATCGTCGGCTTCGCCGCCTGCGTGACCGCCTCGTACCTGGAGCTGAAGCTTTGGGAGAAGTACTAG
- a CDS encoding S10 family peptidase encodes MAETSPSFTVTMNDGKSAKPEQPVPEPASKDMTWTDGKQTIKYTATAEMLPLHTDDGTLIGYMFALSYVSDAADKSDRPVTFCWNGGPGGSSAMVNIGGLGPRRVPINTIKQLPCPTKPEDNPYSLLPTTDLVYLDAMGTGYSKVAEGYDPKKVWGVDGDADAFMRGIAQWLTTHERWNTPLYLYGESYGTMRNSVLMRVLGERGIALTGVIEQSTILDYAPTLSGNDLYYMGMLPVYAATANYFGKAGAGVDQFEWFDRAWKFVDEKYGRALIASDSITPEEEHELAVEMSELIGLPAEFIEGKHLRIELDTFRKTIMADEGLFTGRYDTRFTEPAYMDVQGDNEFFAGEDPSGDAIMTPDQSAWMKLVQETGFKGSPINMLLSMKVNEEWNWTHQAPGTMGSPVCPNTAYDMGTALRRNPFCRVLFFGGIHDAATPFWNVKHSISKMFLPESITSRIEYKVHENGHMAYEDLPTLEKMAPELAAFYEKRHEA; translated from the coding sequence ATGGCAGAGACAAGCCCCTCCTTCACCGTCACCATGAACGACGGGAAGAGCGCCAAACCGGAGCAGCCCGTTCCTGAGCCGGCCAGCAAGGATATGACCTGGACTGACGGCAAGCAGACCATCAAATACACCGCCACTGCCGAGATGCTGCCGTTGCACACCGACGACGGCACGCTCATCGGGTACATGTTCGCCCTCTCCTACGTAAGCGATGCGGCCGACAAGTCCGATCGCCCCGTCACCTTCTGCTGGAACGGCGGCCCGGGCGGCTCGTCGGCCATGGTGAACATCGGCGGCTTGGGTCCGCGCCGCGTGCCCATCAACACCATCAAGCAGCTGCCCTGCCCCACGAAGCCCGAGGACAATCCCTACTCGCTTCTGCCCACGACCGACCTGGTGTACCTGGACGCCATGGGCACCGGCTACTCGAAGGTGGCCGAGGGGTACGACCCGAAGAAGGTCTGGGGCGTCGACGGCGACGCTGACGCCTTCATGCGCGGCATCGCCCAGTGGCTCACCACTCACGAGCGTTGGAATACGCCTCTGTACCTGTACGGCGAGTCCTACGGCACCATGCGCAACTCGGTGCTCATGCGCGTGCTCGGCGAGCGCGGCATCGCGCTGACCGGCGTCATCGAGCAGTCCACCATTCTCGATTACGCGCCGACGCTTTCGGGCAACGACCTGTACTACATGGGCATGCTGCCGGTCTACGCCGCCACGGCCAACTACTTCGGCAAGGCCGGCGCCGGCGTCGACCAGTTCGAGTGGTTCGACCGCGCCTGGAAGTTCGTCGATGAGAAGTACGGTCGCGCCCTCATCGCGAGCGACTCCATCACTCCGGAAGAGGAGCACGAGCTGGCCGTCGAGATGAGCGAGCTCATCGGGCTTCCGGCCGAGTTCATCGAGGGCAAGCACCTGCGCATCGAGCTGGACACCTTCCGCAAGACCATCATGGCCGACGAGGGCCTGTTCACCGGCCGCTACGATACGCGCTTCACCGAGCCGGCCTACATGGATGTGCAGGGCGACAACGAGTTCTTCGCCGGCGAGGATCCCTCCGGCGACGCCATCATGACGCCGGACCAGTCCGCCTGGATGAAGCTCGTCCAGGAGACGGGCTTTAAGGGCTCGCCGATCAACATGCTGCTTTCCATGAAGGTGAACGAGGAGTGGAACTGGACGCACCAGGCGCCCGGCACCATGGGCAGCCCCGTGTGCCCGAACACCGCCTACGATATGGGCACGGCCCTGCGCCGCAACCCGTTCTGCCGCGTGCTGTTCTTCGGCGGCATCCACGATGCGGCCACGCCGTTCTGGAACGTGAAGCACTCCATCTCGAAGATGTTTTTGCCCGAGTCCATCACGAGCCGCATCGAGTACAAGGTGCACGAGAACGGGCATATGGCCTACGAGGACCTGCCCACTCTGGAGAAGATGGCCCCGGAGCTGGCCGCCTTCTACGAGAAGCGCCACGAGGCGTAG